In Aegilops tauschii subsp. strangulata cultivar AL8/78 chromosome 3, Aet v6.0, whole genome shotgun sequence, one genomic interval encodes:
- the LOC109766394 gene encoding putative serpin-Z8, with protein MMAWRSNNKSRQSGSGLADLATRLTKCLADANPSTKLVFSPLSIYVAVALLAPGARGGTLDEVLRLLGARSREELEVSISRMADDALQDRSRSGGTSVASACGVWNDKRRPLKPAYREAVIGTYRAQAETLDIRENAVAAAQHINAWVAEVTRNLIKDVVSAETIDSADVVLTNTIYFKGRWNLPFDERDTRDRPFHRLRPNRHRHALHVQPRPPLHRRA; from the coding sequence ATGATGGCCTGGCGGAGCAACAACAAGTCGCGGCAGTCCGGCTCTGGCCTGGCGGACCTCGCCACCCGCCTCACCAAGTGCCTGGCCGATGCAAACCCTAGCACCAAGCTCGTCTTCTCGCCGCTGTCCATCTACGTCGCCGTCGCGCTCCTGGCGCCCGGCGCCCGGGGAGGCACCCTGGACGAGGTCCTGCGCCTCCTCGGGGCGCGCTCCCGCGAGGAGCTGGAGGTGTCCATCTCGCGCATGGCCGACGACGCGCTCCAGGACCGGTCGAGATCCGGCGGGACGAGCGTCGCGTCCGCGTGCGGGGTGTGGAACGACAAAAGGCGTCCGCTGAAGCCGGCTTACCGCGAGGCCGTCATCGGCACGTACAGAGCACAGGCGGAGACCTTGGATATCAGGGAGaacgcggtggcggcggcgcaaCACATCAACGCCTGGGTCGCCGAGGTCACCAGGAACCTCATCAAGGACGTCGTCTCTGCAGAAACCATTGACTCGGCCGACGTCGTGCTCACCAACACCATATACTTCAAAGGCAGGTGGAACCTGCCATTCGACGAGAGGGACACCAGAGATAGGCCGTTCCACCGGCTTAGACCGAACCGCCATCGACACGCCCTTCATGTACAACCCCGCCCGCCACTTCATCGCCGTGCATGA
- the LOC109766386 gene encoding uncharacterized protein isoform X2: protein MDHHDLLQIEENLCSVLGINDEPEHRKIVSEAAMKASIAYVDACVADIDEDLLADAALPVPDHMPEEDHFWYDKEHPVIEEGSLFRSTNEFRMLIRTFAIRGKFDIKIKDSDTTRFLGHCKGNACPWRITTRTTEDGKTVRVNKIVKPHKCSSTAAVTTSMADQAWVAEKAMGYIQTEPNIGASELRKKLQAEYKCTIGYHTVNKGKERAKNSLYGTWGKSFQSLLNFKAEIDKRSPGSIVEVDVKRERGEVHFRRFFMALKPCIDGFLAGCRPYVSVDSTFLTGKWNGQLAACTALDGQNWMFPLAFGFFATETEDNWIWFMQQLHRAIGHLQTLAICTDACKGLENAVKIVFPQAEQRECFRHLMANFKKKFHGDVFGRMWPAAKAYRLETFNYHMAKIFEAEPAVSVYLCTYHNLKWMRCDFNTEIKCDYIHNNLAECFNSWIKGTKELPMDELADAIREKIMILVYRRRIGEMLQGEILPAIIQQINNRTRQLDHLGVGRSTGESCEVKDTRKNNLRHVVKIGSRECTCLEWQHTGNPCEHALAFLIETADVNFHPYVHEYYSVSRFRAAYAGEIEPITDKSQWPHVNIDFEMVPPVLKSSVGRRRKQRIKSCLEEGGGGGSKRKKKDDNGKTNSQEGGEKEKEKEKKRFGSKNRCKECGILGHRKAICKQNEAKKSDVSAHELAPVVVATPTRTTTITLPPSLHNSPGPITRRRLAMAIAGDDASQPCGTTIDSVASPTSHFPSRSTTCKKKLTPKRKKL, encoded by the exons ATGGATCACCACGATCTACTCCAGATTG AAGAGAACTTGTGCTCGGTGCTTGGCATCAATGACGAACCTGAGCATCGGAAAATTGTATCTGAAGCAGCCATGAAAGCCTCCATTGCATATGTTGATGCATGTGTGGCTGATATTGATGAGGATTTACTTGCTGATGCGGCTCTTCCTGTGCCTGACCATATGCCTGAAGAGGATCACTTTTGGTATGATAAGGAACATCCTGTGATAGAGGAAGGATCTTTGTTTCGTTCAACGAACGAGTTTAGGATGCTCATCAGAACATTTGCTATTAGAGGCAAGTTTGACATCAAGATCAAGGATAGTGACACTACTAGATTTTTGGGTCACTGTAAAGGAAATGCATGTCCTTGGAGAATAACTACTAGGACAACAGAAGATGGAAAAACAGTCAGG GTTAACAAGATAGTAAAGCCTCATAAGTGTTCATCAACCGCTGCAGTGACAACAAGCATGGCAGACCAAGCATGGGTGGCAGAAAAGGCAATGGGGTATATTCAAACTGAACCAAACATTGGTGCCAGCGAGCTCCGAAAAAAGCTACAAGCCGAGTACAAATGTACTATTGGGTATCATACTGTTAACAAGGGAAAAGAAAGGGCCAAGAATAGTTTATATGGGACCTGGGGAAAAAGCTTTCAGTCGTTATTGAACTTCAAAGCTGAGATTGATAAAAGATCTCCCGGTAGCATTGTCGAGGTTGATGTCAAGAGGGAAAGAGGTGAAGTGCATTTTCGCAGATTTTTTATGGCACTTAAGCCGTGCATTGATGGCTTCTTGGCTGGTTGTAGACCATATGTCAGTGTAGACTCCACATTTTTGACTGGAAAGTGGAATGGTCAATTAGCAGCATGTACAGCACTAGATGGACAAAATTGGATGTTTCCTTTAGCATTTGGTTTCTTTGCTACGGAGACCGAGGATAACTGGATTTGGTTTATGCAACAACTGCATAGGGCAATAGGACATCTTCAAACTCTAGCTATCTGTACTGATGCATGCAAAGGGTTAGAGAATGCAGTTAAAATTGTGTTTCCTCAAGCTGAGCAAAGGGAATGCTTTAGGCATCTAATGGCAAACTTCAAAAAAAAGTTTCATGGAGATGTTTTTGGTCGCATGTGGCCAGCAGCCAAGGCTTATCGTCTGGAAACATTTAACTATCATATGGCCAAGATATTTGAAGCTGAACCTGCAGTGAGTGTCTACTTGTGTACCTATCATAACTTAAAGTGGATGAGATGCGACTTCAACACAGAAATAAAATGTGATTACATTCACAATAATCTAGCCGAGTGCTTCAATAGCTGGATCAAAGGAACAAAAGAGCTGCCCATGGATGAGCTAGCCGATGCAATAAGAGAGAAAATTATGATACTTGTTTATAGGAGAAGGATTGGGGAAATGCTTCAGGGAGAGATATTGCCTGCCATCATTCAACAAATAAATAATAGAACTAGGCAACTTGACCATTTGGGTGTTGGAAGATCAACGGGAGAAAGTTGTGAGGTGAAGGACACTCGCAAAAATAATCTTAGGCATGTTGTGAAGATAGGCAGCCGTGAGTGCACTTGCCTAGAATGGCAACACACTGGAAATCCCTGTGAGCATGCACTTGCATTCCTTATAGAGACGGCAGATGTAAATTTTCATCCATATGTACATGAGTACTACTCCGTGAGTAGGTTCCGGGCTGCCTATGCTGGAGAGATTGAACCAATCACAGACAAGTCTCAATGGCCTCATGTTAATATAGATTTCGAAATGGTGCCACCGGTTTTAAAGAGCTCTGTTGGGAGACGGAGGAAGCAGAGAATCAAAAGTTGCCttgaagaaggtggtggtggtggcagcaaACGGAAGAAAAAAGATGATAATGGCAAAACAAATAGCCAAGAAGGAGGTGAGAAagagaaggaaaaagaaaagaagagaTTTGGCAGTAAAAATAGGTGCAAAGAATGTGGGATATTGGGGCACAGGAAAGCAATTTGCAAACAAAATGAAGCTAAAAAGAG TGACGTGTCTGCGCATGAGCTCGCTCCAGTTGTTGTTGCGACACCTACACGCACAACAACAATAACACTGCCTCCCAGCCTTCATAACAGCCCTGGGCCTATCACAAGGAG GAGGCTTGCTATGGCCATAGCTGGAGACGATGCATCACAGCCATGTGGGACAACTATTGATTCTGTAGCATCACCTACTTCTCACTTCCCTTCACGCTCTACAACATGCAAGAAAAAGTTGACCCCAAAGAGGAAGAAGCTCTAA
- the LOC109766386 gene encoding uncharacterized protein isoform X1, giving the protein MVGSVDWSRIEIAPMNDDEIDVPITEENLCSVLGINDEPEHRKIVSEAAMKASIAYVDACVADIDEDLLADAALPVPDHMPEEDHFWYDKEHPVIEEGSLFRSTNEFRMLIRTFAIRGKFDIKIKDSDTTRFLGHCKGNACPWRITTRTTEDGKTVRVNKIVKPHKCSSTAAVTTSMADQAWVAEKAMGYIQTEPNIGASELRKKLQAEYKCTIGYHTVNKGKERAKNSLYGTWGKSFQSLLNFKAEIDKRSPGSIVEVDVKRERGEVHFRRFFMALKPCIDGFLAGCRPYVSVDSTFLTGKWNGQLAACTALDGQNWMFPLAFGFFATETEDNWIWFMQQLHRAIGHLQTLAICTDACKGLENAVKIVFPQAEQRECFRHLMANFKKKFHGDVFGRMWPAAKAYRLETFNYHMAKIFEAEPAVSVYLCTYHNLKWMRCDFNTEIKCDYIHNNLAECFNSWIKGTKELPMDELADAIREKIMILVYRRRIGEMLQGEILPAIIQQINNRTRQLDHLGVGRSTGESCEVKDTRKNNLRHVVKIGSRECTCLEWQHTGNPCEHALAFLIETADVNFHPYVHEYYSVSRFRAAYAGEIEPITDKSQWPHVNIDFEMVPPVLKSSVGRRRKQRIKSCLEEGGGGGSKRKKKDDNGKTNSQEGGEKEKEKEKKRFGSKNRCKECGILGHRKAICKQNEAKKSDVSAHELAPVVVATPTRTTTITLPPSLHNSPGPITRRRLAMAIAGDDASQPCGTTIDSVASPTSHFPSRSTTCKKKLTPKRKKL; this is encoded by the exons ATGGTAGGAAGTGTTGATTGGTCCCGGATTGAGATAGCACCAATGAATGATGACGAAATTGATGTTCCTATAACAGAAGAGAACTTGTGCTCGGTGCTTGGCATCAATGACGAACCTGAGCATCGGAAAATTGTATCTGAAGCAGCCATGAAAGCCTCCATTGCATATGTTGATGCATGTGTGGCTGATATTGATGAGGATTTACTTGCTGATGCGGCTCTTCCTGTGCCTGACCATATGCCTGAAGAGGATCACTTTTGGTATGATAAGGAACATCCTGTGATAGAGGAAGGATCTTTGTTTCGTTCAACGAACGAGTTTAGGATGCTCATCAGAACATTTGCTATTAGAGGCAAGTTTGACATCAAGATCAAGGATAGTGACACTACTAGATTTTTGGGTCACTGTAAAGGAAATGCATGTCCTTGGAGAATAACTACTAGGACAACAGAAGATGGAAAAACAGTCAGG GTTAACAAGATAGTAAAGCCTCATAAGTGTTCATCAACCGCTGCAGTGACAACAAGCATGGCAGACCAAGCATGGGTGGCAGAAAAGGCAATGGGGTATATTCAAACTGAACCAAACATTGGTGCCAGCGAGCTCCGAAAAAAGCTACAAGCCGAGTACAAATGTACTATTGGGTATCATACTGTTAACAAGGGAAAAGAAAGGGCCAAGAATAGTTTATATGGGACCTGGGGAAAAAGCTTTCAGTCGTTATTGAACTTCAAAGCTGAGATTGATAAAAGATCTCCCGGTAGCATTGTCGAGGTTGATGTCAAGAGGGAAAGAGGTGAAGTGCATTTTCGCAGATTTTTTATGGCACTTAAGCCGTGCATTGATGGCTTCTTGGCTGGTTGTAGACCATATGTCAGTGTAGACTCCACATTTTTGACTGGAAAGTGGAATGGTCAATTAGCAGCATGTACAGCACTAGATGGACAAAATTGGATGTTTCCTTTAGCATTTGGTTTCTTTGCTACGGAGACCGAGGATAACTGGATTTGGTTTATGCAACAACTGCATAGGGCAATAGGACATCTTCAAACTCTAGCTATCTGTACTGATGCATGCAAAGGGTTAGAGAATGCAGTTAAAATTGTGTTTCCTCAAGCTGAGCAAAGGGAATGCTTTAGGCATCTAATGGCAAACTTCAAAAAAAAGTTTCATGGAGATGTTTTTGGTCGCATGTGGCCAGCAGCCAAGGCTTATCGTCTGGAAACATTTAACTATCATATGGCCAAGATATTTGAAGCTGAACCTGCAGTGAGTGTCTACTTGTGTACCTATCATAACTTAAAGTGGATGAGATGCGACTTCAACACAGAAATAAAATGTGATTACATTCACAATAATCTAGCCGAGTGCTTCAATAGCTGGATCAAAGGAACAAAAGAGCTGCCCATGGATGAGCTAGCCGATGCAATAAGAGAGAAAATTATGATACTTGTTTATAGGAGAAGGATTGGGGAAATGCTTCAGGGAGAGATATTGCCTGCCATCATTCAACAAATAAATAATAGAACTAGGCAACTTGACCATTTGGGTGTTGGAAGATCAACGGGAGAAAGTTGTGAGGTGAAGGACACTCGCAAAAATAATCTTAGGCATGTTGTGAAGATAGGCAGCCGTGAGTGCACTTGCCTAGAATGGCAACACACTGGAAATCCCTGTGAGCATGCACTTGCATTCCTTATAGAGACGGCAGATGTAAATTTTCATCCATATGTACATGAGTACTACTCCGTGAGTAGGTTCCGGGCTGCCTATGCTGGAGAGATTGAACCAATCACAGACAAGTCTCAATGGCCTCATGTTAATATAGATTTCGAAATGGTGCCACCGGTTTTAAAGAGCTCTGTTGGGAGACGGAGGAAGCAGAGAATCAAAAGTTGCCttgaagaaggtggtggtggtggcagcaaACGGAAGAAAAAAGATGATAATGGCAAAACAAATAGCCAAGAAGGAGGTGAGAAagagaaggaaaaagaaaagaagagaTTTGGCAGTAAAAATAGGTGCAAAGAATGTGGGATATTGGGGCACAGGAAAGCAATTTGCAAACAAAATGAAGCTAAAAAGAG TGACGTGTCTGCGCATGAGCTCGCTCCAGTTGTTGTTGCGACACCTACACGCACAACAACAATAACACTGCCTCCCAGCCTTCATAACAGCCCTGGGCCTATCACAAGGAG GAGGCTTGCTATGGCCATAGCTGGAGACGATGCATCACAGCCATGTGGGACAACTATTGATTCTGTAGCATCACCTACTTCTCACTTCCCTTCACGCTCTACAACATGCAAGAAAAAGTTGACCCCAAAGAGGAAGAAGCTCTAA
- the LOC109766392 gene encoding uncharacterized protein, which translates to MAICSVMLVDVQQHPNSKTSAKEAWDMLKTLHLGHSRVREANLQTLLKSYKNLRMEEDETVDAFAMRVATMVNGIRGLGEKLEDISVVRRFLPAAPPRYMSIVLATKQCVDLKTLTLDDLVGRVKAHDERMKLSYGDAKQDEYLMLTRAQWQAMVSKENNFDKASSSGRKYHPTKDTDKLSEKPKKKKFNKRKIRCHNYNLLGHFMSECKNSPKEKALMAQLGDESDMILMCELVDKADLVLQASAKEIVK; encoded by the coding sequence ATGGCCATCTGCTCGGTGATgctggtggacgtgcagcagcaTCCAAACTCGAAGACATCAGCGAAGGAGGCGTGGGACATGCTCAAGACATTGCATCTAGGGCACTCGCGTGTGCGCGAGGCGAACTTGCAAACTTTGCTGAAAAGTTACAAGAATCTGAGGATGGAAGAAGATGAGACGGTGGATGCCTTCGCCATGAGGGTTGCTACGATGGTAAACGGGATTCGTGGTCTCGGAGAGAAGTTGGAGGACATCTCCGTGGTCCGGCGTTTCCTACCTGCCGCTCCACCGCGCTACATGTCGATTGTGTTAGCGACCAAGCAATGTGTTGATCTCAAGACTCTCACTTTGGATGATCTGGTTGGTCGCGTCAAGGCGCATGACGAGCGGATGAAGTTGAGTTACGGCGACGCGAAACAGGATGAGTACCTAATGCTTACACGCGCTCAGTGGCAGGCAATGGTTTCCAAGGAGAACAATTTCGACAAGGCATCCAGTAGCGGCAGAAAGTACCATCCCACAAAGGACACCGACAAACTGTCGGAGAAGCCAAAGAAGAAAAAATTCAACAAGAGGAAGATCCGCTGCCACAACTATAATCTGCTCGGGCACTTCATGTCAGAGTGTAAGAATTCCCCGAAGGAGAAGGCGCTCATGGCCCAGCTAGGAGACGAAAGTGACATGATTTTGATGTGCGAACTCGTGGACAAGGCGGATCTAGTTCTTCAAGCGTCGGCTAAAGAAATTGTGAAATAA